TTCAGTCCTCCGAGGCTATCCACCAGACGGAGATTGTATGCCTGCAGACCGGTGTATACCGAGCCGTCCGCAATAGCGTAGACTTCTTCCCTTTCCATTGCCCGCCCCTCGGCGACTGCCTCCACGAACTGCTCGTACGCGTCGGTGACCACCGCCTGAAGCATCAGCTTCTCTTCCTCAGTCATCTCTCGTGAGTAGTTGCCGACATCTTTCAGATCCCCCGACTTAACTATCTCAGTGCCAATACCGATTTTGTCGAACACTCCGCCAAACGTGTGAAAAGAGATTATGGTGCCGATCGAACCGGTCAGCGTACCGGGATTGGCGACAATACGATCAGCCGCACAGGCAATGTAGTATCCGCCGGAGGCAGCCACCTCGGCCATCGACACCACAACCGGCTTCTTCTCCCGCACCTTGAGAATCTCGTCGTGAATTTCCTGTGCGATTGCCGTCCCGCCGCCCGGGGAATTGACATGCACGACTATAGCCTTGATCGAGCGATTACGCCGCCAGCGCTCCAGGGTTTCGATCACCGGCCGACCCGACGCTTCGTCCATGACGCCGAACATCGGTACCACGCCGACCGAGCCGCCGAGGGAACCAAACGATACGTTGCCGTCCGATGACGCTACACCCACGAACATGAGCGCCATCATTCCGAACACGAATAGAAATGCGGCGGCGATAATAACGCCGACCACCACATCACGCCTGCGAGCCATCCTATGCCCCCGTCACTGCGCCTTTATTTTCAGGACCTGGCCGACCTGGAGGTTATCCGGGTCATCGAGCTCGTTGAGCGCCAGAATCCGGGATATCGAGGTTCCGAACTGCCGGGCGATCCGTGCCAGGCTGTCCCCACGCTGGACGGTGTAAGTAACGAAATCGGTACCTGCCGAGGCGCCGCCCACCTGCAGTATCTGGCCGGGATAGATTCGCCCGGTGCGGCTCAGATTGTTCAGCTTCCGAAGATTAGTCGTGGTAGTGCCATACAGGCGGGCAATTTCCCAAAGTGTGTCGCCCACGCGAACTTTATGTGTGCGGACTGCGCCCGATGACGGCCGTGGCGCGGGTTCAGACCCGGATTTAGAGCTGCCGCCTGGTGATTGCGCCGGGGAATCGTTGGATTGAGCGAGTTGTTTCAGATTGGCGGCGTTCGACGGCAGCTTCAGACGCTGGCCGACATAGATGCGGGCGCCGCGCTCGATGTAGTTCACGCGACGCAGCGCGTCGACAGTAGTGCCAAACGCCCGGGCGATATCCCACATCGTGTCACCTTGGCGCACTGTGTACACCGAGCCTTCCGCCTTGTATTCGCGGTTCTTGCCGTTAGTGGTGCGGGCAAACTCGCGGTCGAGCGGCACCGGCACGATCAAGGTCTTGCCCGCGATGATCCTGGCGTTGCGCCCCAGGTGATTTGACTCCAGTATGGCGTATTGGGACACGCCGTACTTGGCAGCGATAGAGCTTATCGTCTCTCCCTTGCGAATCGTGTGCGTGACCCAGCTTGTTTCCTGCGGCGAAGGCATTGATTCATATGCCGCCAGGAATTGGCTACGGACGCCGTGCGGCAGCTTCAAGACATAGTGTTTCTGTCCGGGTGGAGTGTAGTTGCGCAGGAGTTCCGGATTGTACTCCTTGAGCTCGTCGACCGAACACCCCACCGCCTCGGCTACAGCTTTGAGATCGAGGCAGCGGTCAATGGTAACTTCATCCCAGCGCAGCTCCGGCTCGTACTCGACATCGCGGAAGCCGTATCGCTCGGGATCTTTGGCGATAATGGCAGCCGCGTAGATCAGCGGGACATAGTCCATGGTTTGGCGGCGCAGCCGCATACGCCAGAAATCCTCGGTTCCCTGCTTTTTGATCGTGCTGCGCACCCGACCCGGGCCCCCGTTGTATGCGGCCATGGCCAGCTCCCAGTCGCCGAACTCACGATACAGGTCTTTGAGGAAGCGGGCCGCCGCCTCGGTGGCCTTTTTTGGGTCGCGACGCTCGTCGATCCACCAGTCACGCTCCAGACCGTAGAGACGGCCGGTGGAGGCGATAAACTGCCACAGCCCGGAGGCTCTCGCCCAGGAGTACGCCTTCGTATTGAACCCCGACTCAACCAGACAAAGATAAATCAGGTCCTGCGGGAGACCATGACGGGTCAGCACTTCTTTGAAGAGTTTCTCATACTTCTTGGACCGCCCCAGGTACTTGCGGAAAGCGTCGCGGGCGACTGTCTGAAAATAGACGATCGAGCTCTTTACCCGGTCGTTCATCTTGATGGGCAGGTCGTACGTGATCTCCCGCTCCCGCTGACCGGACACATAGAGCGAATCCCCCTCGAGCCGCTCTTCCAGATCGGCGAATCTCTCCACCAATACTGATGGTGTTACATCGCCCTCGAGCTGTCCCAAAGAACGCAGAGTCAGACGATAGTCTGAGATAACATTGTCCAGCAACGTATTGTACTTGGTGGCTTCGGGAGTCGGAATCGTGTCAGTTTCAATATCCAGACCGGCCATGATCTTTATTGACTTCTCGAAGTAGTACTGGGCTTCCTCCCAGTTGGCCTCGCGATTGGCCAGCACTCCCATGGAATGGTATTCCTCGGCAAGCCCAAGCATCCGCCATACTGCGTCGTCGACTGCCGATGCTGAATCTTCGGTATCCACTTCGCCATAATAGATCGGGTCCGGGATGTCGCTCTCGTCGTCCTGAGCGCCATAGAGCCAGGCTAGGTGGCGGCGGCTCGCCTCTTCCTCGTGCGGGCCGGCTGGATGGGGCGCCAGGGAGTCTCCCGTCCGGATTCGGCCGGCTCTCCGGTGGGTCGAATCTGCGGGCTGCCGGGCGGTACTATCAGCGGAGGCCAAAGCTGTCGGCACGGTATCCAGCGCTTCCAACAGGGCGGTGCTGTCGACTTCATCGGCACTCGCGGTGCGGCTTTCCCAGCCGAAATCGTGGTCGGGGATACTCTTTCGGCCGCCACATGAAACCACGAGCGATAAGACGAGGCCGGCGATCAAGACTCGAAGGAGAGTGGATGTCATGAACTTACGCAAAAAACGAGGCTCCTTTCCGGACCAACCTGATTCCGGATGCTATTGTCTTAATATCGACGGCCAAGCCGGCACGCTTTAGGGGCGATTCGGCTAAGTGCTTGTCATATAAGAAAAAGCAAAAAACCTGTCAAGTTTTAACGCCTCCTGGGCCTGGTTTCCAGCGCCGCCCTCACGGCCTCTAACACCGATCCGCCTGAGGGGAAGTATTCGCCCTCCAACTGGTGACGAAACCAGGTGATTTGCCGTTTGGCATACCGACGACTATTCTGCTTGATCAGGGCCACAGCCTCAGCGAGAGAGCATCGCCCCTCGCGATAGTCAAGGAGCTCATCGTAGCCGATCACGTTGGCTCGTCGTAGCGCCGCGCCAAAGCCACGGCCCAACAGGTTGTCAACTTCTGCAAGCAGGCCAAGCCGCATCATCAGGTCAACCCGCGCCTCAATAGCGCGATAGAGTTGAGCACGGTCAGGCATCAAGCAGAAGGCTCCGTATTCATACTGACTTTTCTTGTACGCTCCGGAGGATGTAAGTTTCGACTTGGGCGTTCCTGTTAACTCATAGATTTCCAGTGCCCGTACTAGCCTTACCCGATTGTGCGGATGAACCCGCGCCGCTTCCTGCGGGTCAATTCCGGTCAGTCGTCGGTGCATAGCTTCAGGACCGAGGCGCTGCATATCGGCCTCGAGGCGCTCGCGAATCTCCGGCCGATCCGCTTCCATCTCGACTACCCCGTCGATCAGCGCCCTCAGGTAGAGGCCGGTTCCCCCGACTACCACGGGGAGTCTGCGCCGCACGAGGATGTCGCCAACAGCCGCATCGGCGGCCTCTATGAACTGGAACGACGAGAAGCGCTCGCCCGGTTCGATAAGATCTATCAGATGGAAACGGACCCGTTCTTGCTCTCCTGGGGTTGGTTTGGCGGTGCCGATATCGAGATGCCTGATCAACTGGCGGGAATCCGCGGAGATGATCTCGATTGGAAAATCTTCGGCCAGGCGGAGGGCAAGCGAAGTCTTGCCCGACCCGGTCGGGCCGCAGATTACGGGGATTCGACCTGGCTCAGGCACGACCGAACTGCCTGTCGAGGTCCTCACGGGACATCTTGATAAATGTGGGGCGGCCGTGCGGACAGGAATAGCGGTTTTCGCACCTGAGCAACTGCTCGACCAGACCGATCGCTTCACGGTCGGTAAGCCGATCACCGGCCATGGCCGCTGACCGGCAGGCGACCGACTGAGCCACCGCTTTCCTCAGATCGTAACCGGATTTCTTGAGCGAGCCGACATCGTCCAGAATCGCCCGGAGTGCAGTCTCCGGCGATTTGCGTGATAGAATCGCCGGCACGGCTTCAATCCTGACAGTGCGCCCGCCGAATGACTCGACAGTGAATCCGGAACGAACGAGCACGTCGCGCGCCTCCTCAAACAGCGTCAACTGTTCGGCCCCCAGCTCAAACTGGACCGGAAGGAGCAGTTGCTGGCCGGTGCTGCCGTGGGCTTCCATCTGGCGCATTGTCTCCTCGAACAGCACCCGCTCATGCGCGGTGTGCTGATCGACCACAAGTAGTTCGCGCCCCACCTGGACGAGCAGATACAAATCCTCAAACCTGCCGATCAGACGGATGCTCGCCTCTGTCGGCGGTGCCGCTGTGGGCACCGGCACAGGCTCCGTGAGTATTTCACCGGTGGCGGTGTCGACCAGAACCGTGGCTGGTGCCTCAATTGACCGAGTCGGAGAAGTAGTTCGGTACAGCTCCCGAACCATGTGCGCCTGGTGTCCACCACGTGCCGTAACACCCGGAATGACCTTAGGGTGATGGCTATACGATGGCGGCGGGGCCGTTGCCACGCTGCCCGCTATGTTAGTGCCGGTCTCCAACCTTGGGACCACCCCCTCCTGTCGCAGGGCGGCTTTGACCAGATGATAGACGGCATCGTAGATTTCGCGCTCTCTCGACAGGCGCACTTCGGTCTTGGCCGGGTGTACGTTGACATCGACTTCGCTCGGATCAACACTCAGCAGTAGCGCCCCGACCGGGTAGTTGCCTCGCGGCAGAAGCTCGCCGTAACCGGCGGCGAGGGCATGGCCCAGCGCGGGTGACTGGATGTACCGTCCATTGATGAATATAAACTGGCTGTTCCGGTTGGATTGCGCCAGTCCCGGTGGAGCAACATGTCCGGTAATGCTCACCGGCCCAAGCTCTCCGGATACGGCCACGAAGGTCTTGCCGGGCGCGAGCAACCCCGCCACGCGCTCGCCGAGACCCAGTCCGGGCGGCAGTGCAAAGATCGGACGGCCGTTGAGACGATAGACAAAACCGATCCGAAACCGCCCCATAGCCAGCGCCATCGCCACGCGGGTGATATGACGCGCCTCGGTGGTTTCAGCTTTCAGGAATTTGCGGCGGGCCGGTGTATTGTAGAACAGGTTCTCGACTTCGATTGTGGTGCCGGGCGATGACGCTATCGCTTTCTTCGATTGCAGCACGCCGCCTTCGTATATGATCTCGGTACCCGAGTCGGCGTCGGTCGTTTTCGACACCATGCGCATGCGCGACACGGACGCAATCGACGGCAGCGCCTCGCCGCGGAAGCCATACGATTCGATCCGATCGAGATCGTCGAACTCGGAAATCTTCGACGTAGCATGGCGTGAAAAGGCGATCTCGATCTGGTCCGAGTCGATACCGCAGCCGTTATCGACTATCTTGATGAGTTTGGTACCTGACCTCTCGATATCAATCTCAATCCGATCGGCGCCAGCATCGAGCGCATTTTCTACCAGTTCTTTGACCACCGATGCCGGCCGCTCGACTACTTCACCCGCGGCGATCTTGTTTATGAGGCGTTCCGGAAGCGGGCGAATCCAGGGGCGATCGTGGGGAGTACGTTTCACAAAAGCTCGTCCTTCAGTTTGCGCAGGAAATCAAACGCCTCAACCGGGCTCATGTGTTCCAAATCCGACTGCCTGATTTTCTCTTCGATCTCCGAACTGGGCGCCTCGAACAGGGTGGTTTGCACTTTCTCTTTGTAGAGTCCCTTACCCAGCTCGCTCTGGGTGAATTTGCCCGACTCCAACAATCTCAGAATCTGTTTGGCACGGCTGATAGTCGTACGCGGCAGGCCTGCCAGTCGCGCGACCTCGATACCGTAGGAATCATCGCACCCGCCGGGGACTATCTTGTGCAGGAATACGACACTGTCCTCACGGCGTTTGACTGCCACCTGAAAATTGTGAATTCGCTCGTACAGGGCCGCCATGCCGGTCAGCTCATGATAGTGAGTCGCGAAAACCGTACGACAGCGGCAGTCGTCGTTGAGGCGTTCGACAACTGACCAGGCCACCGAGAGCCCGTCGAAAGTCGACGTACCCCGCCCGACCTCGTCGAGCAGCACCAGCGACCGCTCGCCGGCGTTATTCAATATGTTCGCGGTCTCGACCATTTCGACTAAGAATGTCGATTGCCCACCGGCGAGATTATCAAGTGCACCTACACGAGTAAAAACGCGATCGGCCAGGCCGATCTCGGCCGAATCGGCCGGCACCCAGGAGCCGATCTGGGCCAGTATGACTATGAGGCCAACCTGTCTCAGGTAAGTTGACTTGCCGGACATATTGGGACCGGTGAGCACAATGATCTGACGGTCTTCGGTCGAAAGCGCAAGATCGTTCGCTACGAACGACCCCGAAGGCAACACTGATTCGACTACCGGATGGCGACCATTAATAATGTTCAGGCGGGTGTCGTCGAATATCTCCGGGCGGCAGTACCCTCGTTCGACCGCAAGCTCTGCCAGGGCAGCTACGAGATCGATTTCCGCCGACAGTTCGGCGGTCAGTTGCAGGTTGCCGATGTGTTGATTCAAATTCTCCAGCAGCTCGCTGTACAACTCCGCCTCAAGGCGGAAAATCTTCTCTTCGGCGGCGAGAATCAGTTCTTCTTTTTCTTTTAGTTCGGGAGTGATGTACCGCTCGGCGTTTACTAATGTCTGCTTGCGGATATAGTGCGGCGGCACCTGGTCGCGGTTAGGGTTGGTGACCTCAAGGTAGTAACCGAACACCTTGTTGTACCCGACTTTCAAGCTGCCAATACCGGTCCTGGCCCTCTCACTCTGCTGCAGTGAACCGATGTAATCACGGGCGGCACGAATGGAGTCGTTGAGTTCGTTCAGCCGGGCCGCATACCCGGGCTTGAAGATCCCCCCCTTATTCGTGACCATGGGCGGCTCGTCGACCAGCGCCCGACCGAGCATGTCAATAACAGCGGAGTTGTCCGGTATAGAATTTTGAACGCTGACGAGGTGTTCGGATTTTGCGGCTTCGAGCATTCGTGCCAGATCGCGGGCCGTCTGCAGAGCCTGGCTGAGCGATGCCGCCTGTCGGGGGTTGAGCTTGCCGATACCGACTCGGCCCGCCAGCTTTTCGAGATCGGGCGCTCCCTTAAGGGTGTCGCTTATCCGCGCGCAGAGTTCACGATTGCGTACCAGTTCGTCGACCGCGCCCAGGCGGAGGTCTATCCGTGCCTTATCCTTGAACGGCCTGATGAGCGCATGTCGCAGGCGACGGGTACCGGCGGCGGTCTGGCAGCGGTTGACCACGGCGAAAAGCGTGTTCTCCTCGGAGGCGTTCGACACACTGCGCACCAGTTCCAGATTCCGGACCGTGGCGTAGTCCAGAAGCATGTGGTCGGCGTCGGCTATCCGGGTCAGGCGACTAATATGGGTGAGTCGTTCACGATGGTTCTCCCGCAGGTAGCGAAACACTGCTCCGGCGGCAGTTACCGCGAGACGGGCGTCGCCCACGCCGAACCCCTCGAGAGTGCTGGTCCCGAAATGGGCGTTTAGTTCACGGTCGGCGGTACGGTAATCAAAATTCCATTCCTCGTATGGGAACAACCGGCGGTCGCCATTGAACCACCGCTGGAGCGGGGCGAGCACGCTCTCGCGCATATCGCCGGGGTAGAGCACCTCGGTCGGCTCCATCACACGGAGTTTTTCCATAAGCCGCTCGACCGGCCCCTCGTCTACCATGAACGAGCCGGTGTTCATGTCGAGAAGGGCAAACCCGAGGGTACGCTCTGAATCGGTGAACACCGCTGCGAGGCTCGGCTCAAGCTGTGAGGAATCGCCGGCGTCAATTGTTGCCGTGCCGGGAGTCAGGACCTCTACCACCTCGCGCTTGACCAGCCCGCGCGCAGTTTTTGGATCCTCGACCTGTTCCACCACCACGACTTTGTGACCCTTCGCAAGCAGCCGGGCCAGGTATCTGTCAACGGAGTGATAGGGCACGCCCGCCAGCGGCGTGCGCTCTCCCTTGCCGTGTGAGCGAGAGGTCAGGGCGATCCCGAGCAGCGGCGCCGCCAGGACGGCATCATCGCCGAACATCTCATAGAAATCCCCCATGCGGAAGAAGAGAATCTTGTCGGGGTGCTGCTGCTTGATGGCGTGGTACTGCCGCATGAGCGGCGAAAAACCGTTGACGGGATCAACCGGTCGGGTCATCGGGCCACAACCTGGTAGGTATCGTTGCGCTCCGCTTCGAGGCGATGCTTGAAGCGGACCGCCTCGTCATAATCATCGAATGTCCCGACATAAACCACGCGATAGTTGCGGCCGGAGATCTCCTTCGTCTCGATATCGACTTTTTGCCCCTGGCCGCGGAACCGGTCGGCGTGGCGCTTGGCGTTGTCCGCTTCGGAGAAGACCCCCACTTTGACGGAGTAATATGTTCCGGTGAGTTTCTCAGCCTTATTATCTGTCCGCGGCTTATCCGACATCTCTCCCAACCCTGCCGACAGTTGATCCAAACCGATCGCTGCCGGATACGCCTCACGAAGCATGTTATAGTAGAAAACAGCATCGTCGGCTTTGTTCCTCGTCACCGCCTGCATACCGAGCAGGTAGAGCGCCAGCGGCACGCCGACACCCTTACGCGACCGCGAAAGCTGCCTGATCGTCTCCGCGGCGCCGATTTGCTTACCGTGCGCTGAAAGCACGCGCGCTTTGTCGATCAACCCCCACTGCTGCGGATCCCCGCTGCTGTTGTCGACCAGGTAGCGATCACACTGTCGTAGGGCGGACTCATACGAACCGGTACGCTCGTCGGCAAACACTGACAAACGCCGCATTTCCGCTCGGTACATCCCTCGCTCCCAACGAGAGAAATAGTCGGATACCAAGCTGGCCAGTCTCCGGTAGTCTCCGGTGAAAAGGTAATACTGCGCCAGGCGATAACTTATCTCCTCGTGGTGCTGCGACGGCAACGACGCCTCAAACGCCGCCTCCATTGATTTGACCGCGATCGCGCCATCCTGTTCAAGCAGGCCCTGGTAGAAAAGCGTGTTGCCGTCGCGCACCGAGGCCTGGGCCAGGCGGGACAGCGAATCGCGGGCCTCCATCAGTTTCCCCTTCTGAATGAGCGAATACACCGTCTGCGCCCCGGCCGTCCCGGACAACATAGAAACGATAACAACCGAAAACACTATACGTCGCCACATGGCGTCACCGGGAGGTAGAGTCGAATGGGTTAAGCGCCGTGAGCCACCGATTCCGAGGCCCCTGTCGACATCCGCCGAGAGAGCTGTTCGCGCCGTTTCTCGAGGTTTCGAATTAGTGACGAAATCCTCGAGTAATCCCGCCGTTCCAGGTGGACCCGGATCAGATCGAGCACCGCTGCACCGTCGTCAGGGTTGTCGTCCAGAATCCGTTCCCACATCTCAATGGCGAGGTCAACATCGCCTTTGTTCTCATAAAACTCGGCCAGAGCCCGGCGCGCCTCGAGATTTTTCGGCGAGTGCTCCAGAATCTGCTCGCAAATGAGCGGCACCTCGCCGAACCGCCCCAGCTCGTACAAGGTGCGTTTGAGGCGATCGATCGCGAGATGACCCTGATCGGGCACGGCGGTGGTCAGCTTGTTCCAGAAAGTAACAGCGTCCTCGAGCCGTTTTTCTTCATAGTAAGAGTCGCCGATGGCCAGATAGGCCGATACGTGGGCCGGATCGAGACCAATGGCTTCTTTATAGGCGATGCGCGCTTTGTGATACTCGCGCTGGCGGTACAGCATTTCGCCCAGCTGAAACTTGTACCGGGCCAGGGGCTTCTTGGACTTGTCACCCTCGAGTTTGAGTATGGTAACCGCCGTGTCATAGGCGGCGTCCCACTGTTGCGCTTTTTCCTGGAGCGACAGGAGACGGCTGTGCGCCCAGTGATCTTCCGGATTGAGTTCGACCTGTTCTTTCAGCGCGGTTTCGGCGGTGTTAAGATCGTTGAGCGCAAGGCAATCGGCGGCGATCTCTCGTAGTATTGCCGACCGCTCGGGCCGGGACAGGCCGGGTCGAAGGGTCAAATCTTTGTGCACCTGGTAGGCCCGCTCGGGCTGGTTGTTCTCGCGGAGAATCCGCCCCAGGCGGAGATACGCGTCGAGGTTGCTGCCGTCCTCGGCCACTACCTGGCGCAGCTTGGAGAAGGCCGCCTCCTGACGGCCGTCGAGCAGATCCCGCAGTGCCTCGAGATAGAGGCTCGGCTCCGGCTCCTTGGTTCGTCCGGAGAAACGCTCATAAACCAGGTACACCGCCAGCACTATCAACAGCAGCAGCAGGAATTCGAGCATGTATTCGACCATCATGGCTTATCTATCCGCAAAGGGTGATTCCCGTTCCTCGCGCTTCCGATCCAGCCCTTTGAGCAGATCGGCGGATTCATCGATAGGACGATTGCGCAGGATGGCCACCTCGCTCTCCAGCGCCTTGATTCGCTTACGCGCGGCGTGGGACTGAATCGACAATTTAACAAATGTCGAAATGAACAGCACCAGGCACATGAGCGCGCCGGCTACGAATGACCAGAACACGACCGTAATCAGCGGTACATCAACGTAGTTCGGAAACAGCGGCTGGAGGTGCACCGCCACTTTCTGGTCGGTGCCGGTATTGTTAAAGGCGAACGCCACCACCATCAAGAGCAACAGCAGTATGAGTATCGTCCTAATGATCCACATGTGACCTCCTGTCGAGCAGCTGCCGGTGCGACCGATGGATCAGCCAGTGCGCGAATCAGCTCTCCTCCTCCTGCAGCACTTTGAGGCTTTCGATCATCGGCAGCACTTCCTGCAGCACCGGCTCGAAGAATTCCCATTCGGACATGACATGAAACAGCACGATATTGTTGCCCACTTTAACCGCGGCGATCGCACCACCGTAGGAGCGCCGGACAGCCCTAACCGCCGTAGATGAGGACGACAACGGGATATCCTTTTTGTAGTGGGCCCTGGCCTTCCACAGAAGCGCCGACTGCCCGGCGATTTCCATGCGGCTGCGCTGCAACGGAACCAGTTCCTGTTCCGCAAGCACAACGAACTCCTTGAGAACATCGTTCTTTTGGTCGGACTTGAAGTTCGGCGACAACAGTGAGTCTATAAAAACGTGTGCTCCGAGTGAACTCGTATCGACAAAGACGAGCAGCTGGGGAATTGTGGTGTACTCTTTGTTGTCGACGAAGTCGACCGGTATACCAAAGCTGCGCTGAATGAGGCTGATCCGGACTGCGGCGTCCGCATCCCCAATCTTGTGCTTCCAGTTTCCATGGATTTTCAGTTCAAATCCGTATTTGCTGTCGCGGTAGATGTCGCCGGTGATTTCGCCGGCTTTCTTTCCCTGCCGGCGAGCCTCAACCGCCGACACTGCCAGCAGCGCCAAAAGGCCGGCTATCAGGGTTCTTCTCATGATGTTACCCCATGTTTGTAGTGCCAAGTCATCATTGCAACTGTACAGCCTTATACACATATTAGTCAAGGATTTATTGCCGAGACGGACTTCCCGCAGAGTGGACGGGCTGCTTATCAATGGTTGGCTACAGATCTGTTACGACCAAGCTACCCCGACGCACGTAACACTTTGCCAATAAAGATGTTAGTGAGCGGAGTGTCAGCGCTCGAAACCGATGCGCTGGCGCGTGACGGCCCGGATATACTCGATAACCGGAACAAATGTGAAGTCGCTGAGCAGGCGATCCAGTTTCTGTTCCAGAATGCCGGTGGAGCCATAGGAACGCAGTCGCTGACTCAGTGACAGCCCGGACATCGCCGGTGGGTCGGGATCGAGCTCCCAGGGGTGCACGTAAACCATCACAGGGTGTCCTGAATCATTGACTTTGCGCATCATGTGCCGCGTGTACCAGTAGGGGGAATGGCGGAGATAGCCGCCGCCACCAACCGGGACATTTTGTCCCCAGCGCCGAATCGTGGTCGCGGGCAGCTCGTACAGAAAGCGATCGTTGGAGAAAGTCATGCGGAACAGGTGCCGGGGGCCGTCGGGCATCCCATATAGATCGTGCTTTATCGGGAATATCGAGCTGTCGTATTCGAAGCCGAGCTCGGCGAGAATTTCGAAGGCCCATGGGACACGGTCAGACATCGACCAACTCGGGGCGCGATAACCCACCGGGCGGATGCCGGTGGCCTCGGTGATGGCGTTGATCGCGCGGCGTGTGTCCAGCCGGAATTCATCGGGGGAAAGACGGTCGATCATACGGTGACTGTAGCTGTGGCATGCCACTTCATGCCCCTGTTCGGCAATTCGGTTGATCAGAGCCGGGTGGCGTTCGGCGCACCAGCCGAGCACGAACCAGGTCGCCTGGACATCCTGGCGGGCGAACAGCCTGAGCAGCCGCATAACGTTGCGCTGGAGGGTCGACGGCAACCCGACCCAGTCCTCGGGTGCAAAGCGATCGGCGAGCGCCTCAACTACAAACCACTCTTCCAGGTCAACTGTCAACAAATTGGGCTGCATGGCAGCTCACCCCTGAGCGTTTACTTGGCCAGACGTTTCTTGTCGGGCGTGACCAGAGGTTCTCCCGGCCGGGTCGGGGCCGCATCGCTTCCCGAGTGGCGATGCGAACGGCGGCGGGATTCCTTTTTGCCGCTGCCATCGTCGCCGGTGGGCGTGTAATCGTAGTGGTAGTGCTGATAGTCGTAGTAATATGGCAGACTGTTCATGGCGTTGTTCAAGACCACACCAAGTACGTTCGCCCGGTTGGTGGTCATGATGTCCACCGCTCTGACGGCCACTTCGCGGGCGGTTTCACCGGCCTTGACTACCAGAATGACGCCGTCTACAGAATGCGAAAGGAGCATCGGATCGGACACCGGAATCACCGGCGGCGAATCGATGATGACATAGTCATAGTAAAACTTCAACTCACGGATGAGCGCGTCGATGGCGCCGGTGTTGAAAAGCTCACTCGGGTGCGGTGTCGGCTTCCCAGCCGTCAGTATGTCCAGGTTGTCGAGCGAGGACTTCTTCAAAACGTCCTTGTAGGAGATGCCGTCGCCGATAACCTCCACCAGCCCGCCGACACGCTCCAGTTGAAACAGTGAGTGTATGTGGGGGCGCCTGATGTCGCAGTCTATTAGCACGGTACGGTGTCCCTTGCGCGCCGACGTGATTGACAAAAGCGACGAAATCGTGGATTTCCCTTCGCCGGTAACTGATGAGGTAATCAGGATAGCCTTAAGTTCGCTTTTGGATCCCGCGCTGCGCAGATTGTGGAACAGGCGCCGATATTCGGTCGCCAACGGGGATTCCAGACTGAAGTATTCGCTGATCGGCGCGGTGGGACGGGGCATGATCCGATCTAACCTCTCCTGCCGATCCCGGCAATTATTTGCGCCATGGACTGTCGCACCATTTGCGCTCGATCTCTGGCCTCGGCCATGTGGCTCGCATCGGGATGAGCTTCGAGAATTCGCCGGCATTCTTCGACACCCCGTTCCCAGACCAGATCGGCCTGTTCAAAGTAGCAGCGGACCAGCTCGGTCTGAAGATCGATGTAATTGGGATGCTGACTGAGCTGGGTCTGGAGAATTCGAATCTGCTCGACAATCGCCTCGGTAGTCCACGAGTCGCGGGGG
This region of Candidatus Zixiibacteriota bacterium genomic DNA includes:
- a CDS encoding XrtA system polysaccharide deacetylase, with translation MQPNLLTVDLEEWFVVEALADRFAPEDWVGLPSTLQRNVMRLLRLFARQDVQATWFVLGWCAERHPALINRIAEQGHEVACHSYSHRMIDRLSPDEFRLDTRRAINAITEATGIRPVGYRAPSWSMSDRVPWAFEILAELGFEYDSSIFPIKHDLYGMPDGPRHLFRMTFSNDRFLYELPATTIRRWGQNVPVGGGGYLRHSPYWYTRHMMRKVNDSGHPVMVYVHPWELDPDPPAMSGLSLSQRLRSYGSTGILEQKLDRLLSDFTFVPVIEYIRAVTRQRIGFER
- a CDS encoding tetratricopeptide repeat protein, which gives rise to MMVEYMLEFLLLLLIVLAVYLVYERFSGRTKEPEPSLYLEALRDLLDGRQEAAFSKLRQVVAEDGSNLDAYLRLGRILRENNQPERAYQVHKDLTLRPGLSRPERSAILREIAADCLALNDLNTAETALKEQVELNPEDHWAHSRLLSLQEKAQQWDAAYDTAVTILKLEGDKSKKPLARYKFQLGEMLYRQREYHKARIAYKEAIGLDPAHVSAYLAIGDSYYEEKRLEDAVTFWNKLTTAVPDQGHLAIDRLKRTLYELGRFGEVPLICEQILEHSPKNLEARRALAEFYENKGDVDLAIEMWERILDDNPDDGAAVLDLIRVHLERRDYSRISSLIRNLEKRREQLSRRMSTGASESVAHGA
- a CDS encoding SPOR domain-containing protein, encoding MWRRIVFSVVIVSMLSGTAGAQTVYSLIQKGKLMEARDSLSRLAQASVRDGNTLFYQGLLEQDGAIAVKSMEAAFEASLPSQHHEEISYRLAQYYLFTGDYRRLASLVSDYFSRWERGMYRAEMRRLSVFADERTGSYESALRQCDRYLVDNSSGDPQQWGLIDKARVLSAHGKQIGAAETIRQLSRSRKGVGVPLALYLLGMQAVTRNKADDAVFYYNMLREAYPAAIGLDQLSAGLGEMSDKPRTDNKAEKLTGTYYSVKVGVFSEADNAKRHADRFRGQGQKVDIETKEISGRNYRVVYVGTFDDYDEAVRFKHRLEAERNDTYQVVAR
- the mutS gene encoding DNA mismatch repair protein MutS, with product MTRPVDPVNGFSPLMRQYHAIKQQHPDKILFFRMGDFYEMFGDDAVLAAPLLGIALTSRSHGKGERTPLAGVPYHSVDRYLARLLAKGHKVVVVEQVEDPKTARGLVKREVVEVLTPGTATIDAGDSSQLEPSLAAVFTDSERTLGFALLDMNTGSFMVDEGPVERLMEKLRVMEPTEVLYPGDMRESVLAPLQRWFNGDRRLFPYEEWNFDYRTADRELNAHFGTSTLEGFGVGDARLAVTAAGAVFRYLRENHRERLTHISRLTRIADADHMLLDYATVRNLELVRSVSNASEENTLFAVVNRCQTAAGTRRLRHALIRPFKDKARIDLRLGAVDELVRNRELCARISDTLKGAPDLEKLAGRVGIGKLNPRQAASLSQALQTARDLARMLEAAKSEHLVSVQNSIPDNSAVIDMLGRALVDEPPMVTNKGGIFKPGYAARLNELNDSIRAARDYIGSLQQSERARTGIGSLKVGYNKVFGYYLEVTNPNRDQVPPHYIRKQTLVNAERYITPELKEKEELILAAEEKIFRLEAELYSELLENLNQHIGNLQLTAELSAEIDLVAALAELAVERGYCRPEIFDDTRLNIINGRHPVVESVLPSGSFVANDLALSTEDRQIIVLTGPNMSGKSTYLRQVGLIVILAQIGSWVPADSAEIGLADRVFTRVGALDNLAGGQSTFLVEMVETANILNNAGERSLVLLDEVGRGTSTFDGLSVAWSVVERLNDDCRCRTVFATHYHELTGMAALYERIHNFQVAVKRREDSVVFLHKIVPGGCDDSYGIEVARLAGLPRTTISRAKQILRLLESGKFTQSELGKGLYKEKVQTTLFEAPSSEIEEKIRQSDLEHMSPVEAFDFLRKLKDELL
- a CDS encoding LapA family protein, which produces MWIIRTILILLLLLMVVAFAFNNTGTDQKVAVHLQPLFPNYVDVPLITVVFWSFVAGALMCLVLFISTFVKLSIQSHAARKRIKALESEVAILRNRPIDESADLLKGLDRKREERESPFADR